The Acidiphilium multivorum AIU301 genome window below encodes:
- a CDS encoding DUF29 domain-containing protein has translation MSTSTLYDRDFYAWANEQAGLLRAGKLTQADIEHIAEEIESMGKSEKRELVSRLTILLLHLLKWQFQAPKRSKSWQNSVEVQRISLDSHLRDNPSLKSVLDSAISEAYRVARLEAENETGIDKNIFPVTCPWSFDQMMAEDFWP, from the coding sequence ATGAGCACATCGACCCTCTATGACCGCGATTTCTACGCCTGGGCGAATGAACAGGCCGGACTTCTGCGCGCTGGGAAGCTGACGCAGGCCGACATTGAACACATCGCCGAGGAGATCGAGAGCATGGGCAAATCCGAGAAGCGCGAATTAGTCAGCCGACTGACTATCTTGCTTCTCCATCTGCTCAAGTGGCAATTCCAAGCTCCAAAGCGCAGCAAAAGCTGGCAAAACAGCGTCGAAGTCCAGCGAATCAGCCTAGATTCGCATTTACGCGACAATCCCAGCCTCAAATCCGTCTTGGATAGCGCAATTTCTGAAGCCTACCGCGTGGCGCGCCTGGAGGCTGAAAACGAAACCGGCATCGACAAGAATATTTTTCCGGTGACCTGCCCATGGTCCTTTGACCAAATGATGGCAGAAGACTTCTGGCCATAG